CTCGGAGATTAAAAAAATACGGCAAAACCTTTAGGTTTTGCCATTAATTTTTAAACTCATTTATATAATCAATAATTTCAAATAATCATTTATTTAAAGTCAAATTTTTATTGTGATAAATAAAACTTCTTAGAAATTTAATGATGGTTAATGTTCTAAATATTTTTGTCATTATAAATAAACTTGGTGGTGGATATGAAAGTTTATGTTGAAGGATACGGATGCACATTAAACACGGCAGACACAAACATCATAGAGAATTCATTGAGGGATTATGGTTTTGAGATAACAAGTAATATTGAGGATGCGGATTTAGTAATTATAAACACTTGCGTTGTTAGGTTGGAAACTGAGAACAGAATGTTTGCACGAATAAATTACTTCAAATCATTAAATAAAAAGGTTGTTGTGGCTGGCTGTTTAGCAAAGGCACTTAAAAAGAAGGTTGAAAATTTGGCAGATCTTTTAATTATGCCAAGAGAAGCACATTTATCCGGAAAGATTCTTTATAAACACTTTATTGAAAAAAGCTCCATTGAAAAAGATATAAACTTAGAGGAGAAACTTAAATATTTATCCCCTTCATTGATAACTCCACTTCCAATAAGTGAGGGATGCATAGGAAACTGCTCATACTGTATTGTAAAAATAGCAAGAGGAAGATTGGTTTCATACAGTAGAGAGAAACTCGTAGAGAAGGCAAAAGAACTAATAAACTCTGGAACAAAATGTTTATTGATAACTGCGCAAGATACTGCATGCTATGGATTTGATAGGAACGATAACCTCCCAAACTTAATAAATGACTTATGTAGTATTGAAGGAGAATTCATAATGAGAATAGGTATGATGCACGCTAAGAATGTAGAGAATATTTTAGATGATTTAATTGAAGCATATAAGGATGAGAAGGTTGCTAAACTCTTACATTTACCATTGCAGAGTGGGGATGATGATGTTTTAAAGGCAATGAAGAGGGAATATACAGTTGATGAGTTCATCTCAATTGTAAATGAATTTAGAAAAAAGATAAAGGACTTAACTTTTGTAACGGACATTATTGTTGGTTTTCCAACAGAAACAGAAGAAGCCTTTGAGAACACACTCGAAGTTTTAAGAAAGTTAAAACCAGATTACATTCATGGGGCCAAATATACATCGAGAAAATACACAGAAGCGGCAAGGATGAAACAAATTGATACAAAAATAAGAAAAAGAAGGTCTGAGATTCTTGATAAGTTGAGAAGAGAGTTAAGTTATATGAATAATAAAAAATACATTGGAAAGAAGATGAGAGTTTTAGTAACTGAGGAAGGTAAAGGAATTACGCACAATTTCAAAGTTGTTAGATTTAATAAGAATGCAGAAATTGGAACATTTAAAGAGATAAAGATAACCGACGCTAAGACATTTGGCTTATTTGGAGAATTGTGCTAAATTTTCTAAAAACATTTTTATATTAACCATTCTTTTACTTATGGTTATGTGCAAATTTTAATCCTAATAGGCGGATTTGCAAATATTTTTGATATAATATTTTACCATATTAGTGAGGGATAGAATGGAATATTTTGAGGATTATACAAAGTTTATATGTGCAAGTGATGACTTTGAAAATGCAGATGCAGTTATTTTTGGAATCCCGTACGATGGAACTACAAGTTTTAAAGCAGGGACAAGATTCGGTCCTAAGGCAATAAGAGAGGCGTCATGGGGATTGGAAACATACAGCCCAATTTTAAGGAAGGATTTGGTTGATTGCAATTTTTGCGATATGCAGGACATTTTTATTTATGGAAGTCAGGAAGAAACATTTGAGAGGATATATCAAGCCTCAAAAGACATAATGAAGAGCGAAAAAATTCCAATAATGCTTGGAGGAGAACACTCAGTAACCTACCCTGTTGTTAAGGCAGCGAAGGATATCTATGGAGATTTGGTGGTCTTGCACTTTGATGCCCATTGTGATTTGAGGGATGAGTATTTGGGGAACAAGTTGTCCCATGCATGTGTTATTAGGAGATGCTATGAATTAACAAAAGACATCTACCAATTTGGGATTAGGAGTGGGGATAGAGAGGAGTGGGAATTTGCAAAAAATACAAAATTATCCATGGAGTTAATGAGTAAGGAAGATGTAAAAGAAATTAAGGATTTAGATAAACCAATATATTTAACTGTTGATATTGACGTTTTAGACCCTGCATTTGCCCCTGGAACAGGAACACCAGAACCTTGTGGATTTTCAACAAGAGAGTTATTGAATTCCCTATATAATTTAAAAGAAGTTAACGATAGGATTATTGGTTTTGATGTTGTTGAGGTATCTCCGCATTATGATATTGGAGGGATTACTGCTATTGCAGCGGCAAAGATTGTTAGGGAATTAATTTTGATGATATTGTAAACCATAGTTCCCATCAAATATATAAATATATAACTACATCAATATACTTTGAATATATTTCCAATAGCTTATTAAAAAAGAATACTGTTAGAAAGATGGGAGAAATTAATTAACATATATAAATATTTAAATATATGATGAGAATTAAGGCACACTAATGAATTTCAAATAAATGATTAATAAAAGGTATTAAAATGATACAAGATAAAATTAAGAAAAAGAGCTAAATGTAAACCTTAACCTCTTTATCAAGAACCTTTATAACTTCACATTCTCCTTCTGGCTCTTCTTCAACAATTTCAATCTTATCTTTGTTTGCTATATCATTTGCAATAATCTCTAAAATATATCTATATTCATCATCATTGGTATATAGTTTCACTTTTGTTTTGAATTTTCTTGCCAATCTTGCTATTTCCCTCAATGCTAATTTTGTTTCTGTAACCAACTCCAAGTATTCCTTTGCTATTTTTAAATCCTCCAATGTTCCACATAAAACAGGATACTTTACATCATGAATTTCATCTTTTCTAAGGTCAAACTTAACATTACACATTTCCAACAATCTGGCAATAATGGATTGTGGTAACCCAGGGGGTATTGGCATCTCTATTATTTGGTTGTCGTTGCTATTTTCCATAATCTCCCTCCAACTATTTGCCTAACTCAAATTCAACTTCCGATTTTGGTTTTATCTTTACAAGAATGTAGTTTTTCATCATAGACCTTGTTATATATGCAATATCTTTTAAAACATAATTTCCTACTTTAACATTTGCAATTTTATCTTTGTATTTGTCATAATCCATTTTAATCCTTAAACCATCAAGTTGTGTAACAATGGGCATTGGGGAGAGTATGTTAAATACTTCCTCCACTCTTTTCTCAATCTCGTCCTTAACGACAACTGGTGGCACAATTGGGGGATCGTAAGAGAGTTCTTTTCTCCTCTCATTTATCAACTCTGTAACAACGTCTATCATTTTTCTCAATGCCCTAATTTCCTCCCCATGTCTCAACCTATGTGCTCTCCTACCTAAGTTTCCAACATATGGATAAGGGATATCTAACTCCTCCGGCCCTCCAGTTACAACTACTGGAATATCCACATCAAATAAGTGTGTTTTGTCTTTTATACAATTTGCAAAATTACCCATTACATATATTGCAATATCATGCTCTTCGATGAGTTTCTTCTCCCTCTCGCTAATTCTACTTATACTTTTCCCTGCCCCATGTGCAAGACCTATCATATTTGGCTTTGCTCCAAATCTCCTAACATATTCAGATATATCACATGCAGTGTGTGGCAAGTGATGCCTTGACAAACTTGGGGCAACAACTGCTATCTCAATCCCTGCCAATGGTGTCTCAACTACTTTCCCTTTATATTTCTTTGCTTCTTCTTTAAATGCCTCAATCTCACTTTGGGGCAAAGCAACGGTCATATAAACATCTAACTGCATGACATGCTCTTGAATAACAAAGCCACCGATATCTTCAATCCATTCCTTTAAAATATTATTCTTGTATACTCCTCCTTCATATCTAACAATTTCATACATTTTTTCACCAAAATAACTTGATAAAGATGGGGATTTTCACAA
The sequence above is a segment of the Methanotorris igneus Kol 5 genome. Coding sequences within it:
- a CDS encoding tRNA (N(6)-L-threonylcarbamoyladenosine(37)-C(2))-methylthiotransferase encodes the protein MKVYVEGYGCTLNTADTNIIENSLRDYGFEITSNIEDADLVIINTCVVRLETENRMFARINYFKSLNKKVVVAGCLAKALKKKVENLADLLIMPREAHLSGKILYKHFIEKSSIEKDINLEEKLKYLSPSLITPLPISEGCIGNCSYCIVKIARGRLVSYSREKLVEKAKELINSGTKCLLITAQDTACYGFDRNDNLPNLINDLCSIEGEFIMRIGMMHAKNVENILDDLIEAYKDEKVAKLLHLPLQSGDDDVLKAMKREYTVDEFISIVNEFRKKIKDLTFVTDIIVGFPTETEEAFENTLEVLRKLKPDYIHGAKYTSRKYTEAARMKQIDTKIRKRRSEILDKLRRELSYMNNKKYIGKKMRVLVTEEGKGITHNFKVVRFNKNAEIGTFKEIKITDAKTFGLFGELC
- the speB gene encoding agmatinase, with amino-acid sequence MEYFEDYTKFICASDDFENADAVIFGIPYDGTTSFKAGTRFGPKAIREASWGLETYSPILRKDLVDCNFCDMQDIFIYGSQEETFERIYQASKDIMKSEKIPIMLGGEHSVTYPVVKAAKDIYGDLVVLHFDAHCDLRDEYLGNKLSHACVIRRCYELTKDIYQFGIRSGDREEWEFAKNTKLSMELMSKEDVKEIKDLDKPIYLTVDIDVLDPAFAPGTGTPEPCGFSTRELLNSLYNLKEVNDRIIGFDVVEVSPHYDIGGITAIAAAKIVRELILMIL
- a CDS encoding methanogenesis marker 7 protein, translating into MYEIVRYEGGVYKNNILKEWIEDIGGFVIQEHVMQLDVYMTVALPQSEIEAFKEEAKKYKGKVVETPLAGIEIAVVAPSLSRHHLPHTACDISEYVRRFGAKPNMIGLAHGAGKSISRISEREKKLIEEHDIAIYVMGNFANCIKDKTHLFDVDIPVVVTGGPEELDIPYPYVGNLGRRAHRLRHGEEIRALRKMIDVVTELINERRKELSYDPPIVPPVVVKDEIEKRVEEVFNILSPMPIVTQLDGLRIKMDYDKYKDKIANVKVGNYVLKDIAYITRSMMKNYILVKIKPKSEVEFELGK